One genomic window of Gloeomargarita sp. SKYB120 includes the following:
- the prfC gene encoding peptide chain release factor 3, translated as MTETEALIAEIRQAVQKRRNFAIISHPDAGKTTLTEKLLLYGGAIQEAGAVRARRNQRHATSDWMELEQQRGISITSTVLQFEYNGFTINLLDTPGHQDFSEDTYRTLAAADNAVMLIDVAKGLEPQTRKLFEVCRLRKLPIFTFVNKLDRPGRSPLELLDEIERELGLTPYAMNWPIGMGDQFQGVYDRQAHRFHLFQRGERGQAATETVIAQGDPRIETHLDRDLYYPLKDDLELLDELMPALDQQALWRGDMTPVFFGSAMNNFGVELFLRYFLELAAPPGGHDSSQGFIPPDYPEFSGFVFKLQANMDPKHRDRVAFVRVCSGKFVKDMTVLHTRTGKTIRLSRPQKLFAQERESLAVAYPGDVIGLNNPGVFAIGDTISTSGKLRFPGIPSFSPELFAYLKNPNPAKAKSFQKGVTQLAEEGAVQILYSTDDSRRDPIIAAVGQLQFEVVQFRLQSEYGVETILEPLPYSLARWVVGGWPALAKAGRLFNTVVVKDGRERPVLLFKNAWNLQQVQEDHPDLDLSPVSPLD; from the coding sequence ATGACGGAAACGGAAGCGCTCATCGCTGAAATCCGCCAGGCGGTGCAGAAACGGCGCAATTTTGCCATTATCTCCCACCCAGATGCCGGTAAAACGACCCTGACAGAAAAACTCCTGCTCTACGGGGGAGCGATCCAAGAAGCAGGAGCTGTGCGCGCGCGCCGCAACCAACGTCATGCCACATCGGACTGGATGGAACTGGAACAACAACGGGGGATTTCCATCACGTCCACTGTGCTGCAATTTGAGTACAATGGCTTTACAATCAATTTGCTGGACACGCCGGGTCACCAGGACTTTAGCGAGGATACGTATCGCACTTTGGCGGCGGCGGATAATGCAGTCATGTTGATTGATGTGGCCAAGGGGCTGGAACCTCAGACCCGCAAGTTGTTCGAGGTGTGCCGGTTGCGGAAATTGCCGATTTTTACGTTTGTGAATAAGCTGGACCGGCCAGGACGTTCGCCGCTGGAGCTGCTGGATGAAATTGAGCGGGAGCTGGGTTTGACGCCCTACGCCATGAATTGGCCGATTGGGATGGGGGACCAGTTCCAAGGGGTCTATGACCGGCAAGCGCATCGCTTCCATCTGTTTCAACGTGGGGAACGGGGACAAGCGGCAACCGAAACGGTTATCGCTCAGGGCGACCCACGTATCGAAACCCATCTAGACCGGGATTTGTATTACCCGTTGAAAGACGACTTGGAATTGCTGGATGAGCTGATGCCGGCTTTGGACCAACAGGCGCTCTGGCGAGGCGATATGACGCCGGTGTTTTTCGGCAGCGCCATGAACAATTTTGGGGTGGAGTTATTCCTGCGCTATTTTTTGGAATTAGCAGCGCCGCCGGGAGGCCATGACAGTAGCCAGGGATTCATTCCGCCGGACTATCCCGAATTCAGCGGGTTCGTGTTTAAATTGCAGGCAAATATGGACCCCAAACATCGAGACCGGGTGGCGTTTGTGCGCGTGTGTTCGGGCAAGTTTGTGAAGGATATGACGGTACTCCATACCCGCACGGGGAAAACCATTCGCCTGAGCCGACCCCAGAAACTCTTTGCCCAGGAGCGGGAGTCGCTGGCGGTAGCCTATCCGGGGGATGTGATTGGACTCAATAATCCGGGGGTCTTTGCCATTGGCGATACGATTTCCACTAGCGGCAAATTACGGTTTCCGGGGATTCCCAGCTTTTCGCCGGAGTTGTTTGCCTACCTAAAAAACCCCAACCCAGCGAAAGCGAAATCCTTTCAAAAAGGGGTGACCCAATTAGCGGAAGAGGGGGCGGTGCAGATTCTTTATTCCACCGATGACAGCCGGCGCGACCCCATCATCGCGGCAGTGGGGCAATTGCAGTTTGAAGTGGTGCAGTTTCGCTTGCAGAGTGAGTATGGGGTAGAGACGATCTTGGAGCCGTTGCCGTACAGCCTGGCGCGGTGGGTGGTGGGGGGATGGCCAGCCCTAGCCAAAGCCGGACGCTTGTTTAATACGGTTGTGGTCAAGGACGGACGGGAGCGACCCGTTTTGTTGTTCAAAAATGCCTGGAATCTCCAGCAAGTGCAGGAGGATCATCCGGATTTAGACCTGAGTCCAGTGTCGCCTTTGGATTGA
- a CDS encoding DUF3318 domain-containing protein, whose translation MDAFDRDAEIARLMDLLPASSRMRVHILSRPQQSQVITAPFPWPWRWELPVHINFELWQNLTSPQRDLLFLRMDRWLRGIAWLRPGWSQGLALAGSFAVFAQGVQGDAVGVLVGAGLTAVAVRQLWRYYRSPAYELQADEAALTWAQRRGYTEAEAARALLEAIERQAQLERRGLNFTELVRTQNLRALAGLSDVMVPSSYRTLDQ comes from the coding sequence ATGGATGCATTTGACCGGGATGCGGAAATTGCCCGCCTGATGGACTTGTTGCCCGCCAGTAGCCGGATGCGGGTGCACATTCTCTCCCGTCCCCAGCAGTCGCAGGTGATCACGGCGCCATTTCCCTGGCCCTGGCGTTGGGAACTACCAGTCCACATCAACTTTGAACTGTGGCAAAACCTGACGTCTCCCCAACGGGATTTATTGTTTTTACGCATGGACCGGTGGTTGCGGGGAATTGCCTGGCTCCGGCCTGGTTGGTCCCAAGGACTGGCCCTGGCGGGCAGTTTTGCGGTCTTTGCCCAAGGGGTCCAGGGGGATGCCGTGGGCGTCCTAGTGGGGGCTGGGCTAACGGCGGTCGCTGTCCGGCAACTGTGGCGCTATTACCGTTCCCCTGCCTATGAACTTCAGGCCGACGAGGCGGCGCTGACCTGGGCGCAACGCCGGGGGTACACCGAAGCAGAAGCGGCCCGCGCTCTACTCGAAGCTATCGAACGTCAAGCCCAATTGGAGCGCCGGGGTCTCAATTTCACCGAGTTGGTACGCACCCAAAATCTCCGGGCTCTCGCTGGGTTATCCGATGTCATGGTGCCCAGCAGCTATCGCACACTCGATCAGTAA
- a CDS encoding ABC transporter substrate-binding protein, with translation MKRGWWLLLLGLTACQAGGGAVKVGTLLPLSGDLAQFGPGMQDAASLLVKTVNECGGVNGQPVQLVSEDDQTQPTAGAAAMTKLVDVDRVAGVVGAAGSAVSGAAVDIAVRGQVVMISPASTSPVFTERAKKGELQGFWFRTAPPDSFQGQALAELMKKRGWQRVGILAINNDYGRGLAQATQQAMQQRGGQVVVTQFYEAQAASFDSEVRAVFGRNPQAVVLVGYPETGTVIIRSAFQQGFVPRIPLVLTDGMKEAKLAELVGKTPQGRWIIAGVVGTAPAAGGPGLQDFQKRYQQAFNREPNVFAPNTWDAAAVLVLAAQAAQSNQGAQIRDKIRAVANPPGVEVTDVCEGLRLLREGQDINFQGASSVVDFDPQGDVLGAYEIWTVNPDGTIKVLETITVQGS, from the coding sequence GTGAAACGCGGGTGGTGGTTGTTGCTGTTGGGTTTGACCGCTTGTCAAGCGGGGGGAGGCGCTGTCAAGGTGGGCACCCTGTTGCCCCTAAGTGGCGACCTGGCGCAATTCGGGCCGGGGATGCAGGATGCCGCCAGCCTACTGGTGAAAACCGTGAATGAATGTGGGGGGGTCAATGGCCAACCGGTGCAGTTGGTTTCTGAAGATGACCAAACCCAACCGACCGCCGGCGCTGCCGCCATGACCAAGCTAGTGGACGTGGACCGGGTAGCTGGCGTGGTGGGAGCCGCAGGGAGCGCCGTGTCGGGCGCCGCTGTCGATATTGCCGTGCGAGGGCAAGTGGTGATGATTTCGCCTGCCAGCACCAGTCCGGTCTTTACCGAACGGGCCAAGAAAGGGGAACTGCAGGGGTTTTGGTTTCGCACCGCCCCGCCGGACTCGTTCCAGGGGCAAGCCTTAGCGGAACTGATGAAAAAACGCGGCTGGCAACGGGTGGGGATTCTGGCCATCAACAACGACTATGGCCGAGGACTGGCCCAGGCGACCCAGCAGGCAATGCAACAGCGGGGTGGGCAGGTGGTGGTCACCCAGTTTTATGAAGCCCAGGCGGCCAGCTTCGATTCGGAGGTGCGAGCGGTGTTTGGGCGCAATCCCCAGGCAGTGGTGCTGGTGGGCTACCCCGAAACCGGCACTGTCATCATCCGCTCGGCGTTCCAACAGGGATTTGTGCCGCGCATTCCCCTAGTGTTGACCGACGGCATGAAGGAAGCCAAACTAGCGGAACTCGTGGGCAAAACGCCCCAGGGACGCTGGATTATTGCCGGCGTGGTGGGCACAGCGCCAGCCGCCGGTGGACCGGGGTTGCAGGATTTCCAAAAACGCTACCAGCAGGCGTTTAACCGAGAACCCAATGTCTTTGCTCCCAACACCTGGGACGCTGCAGCCGTGCTCGTGCTCGCTGCCCAAGCGGCTCAATCGAACCAAGGCGCTCAAATTCGCGACAAGATCCGTGCAGTCGCAAATCCTCCTGGCGTTGAAGTGACCGATGTGTGCGAAGGGTTGCGGTTGCTGCGGGAAGGCCAGGACATCAATTTCCAGGGCGCCAGCAGCGTGGTGGATTTTGACCCGCAGGGGGATGTGCTAGGGGCCTATGAAATCTGGACGGTCAATCCCGATGGCACAATAAAGGTGTTGGAGACCATCACTGTCCAGGGGTCCTGA
- the ychF gene encoding redox-regulated ATPase YchF, producing the protein MLKAGIVGLPNVGKSTLFNALVENAKAEAANYPFCTIEPNRGVVNVPDERLEVLAKLSRSRQIVPTQIEFVDIAGLVEGASRGAGRGNQFLSHIRQVDAIVQVVRCFDDPDIVHVSGSVDPVRDIQVINLELALADLEQVERRREKQKKLARTQKNAQAEVALLEEVAAALNTGTLVRQMPLNQEQRALLRPLDLLTAKPMIYAVNVSEADLATGNAWTAQVEALAAQENAKVVRVSARLEAELIELPPQERAAYLASLGVTEGGLKSLIRATYELLGLRTFLTTGETETRAWTIKAGTLAPQAAGVIHSDFERGFIRAEVIGYEDLVRAGSMAAARDKGLIRSEGKDYVVQEGDVIVFRFNV; encoded by the coding sequence ATGTTGAAAGCTGGGATTGTTGGGTTGCCGAACGTGGGCAAGTCCACCCTGTTTAACGCCCTGGTGGAAAACGCCAAGGCGGAAGCGGCCAACTATCCGTTCTGCACGATTGAGCCAAACCGGGGTGTGGTGAACGTGCCGGATGAGCGTCTAGAGGTGTTGGCGAAACTCTCCCGCTCGCGCCAGATCGTGCCGACCCAGATTGAATTTGTGGACATCGCCGGGTTGGTAGAGGGAGCCAGTCGCGGCGCGGGCCGAGGTAACCAGTTTCTCTCCCACATCCGCCAGGTGGATGCGATTGTGCAGGTGGTGCGCTGCTTCGACGACCCCGATATTGTCCACGTCAGCGGCTCGGTGGACCCGGTGCGGGATATCCAGGTGATCAACCTGGAGCTGGCGCTGGCGGATCTGGAGCAGGTGGAACGCCGCCGGGAGAAACAGAAAAAGCTGGCCCGCACCCAGAAGAACGCCCAGGCGGAGGTGGCACTGCTGGAGGAGGTGGCGGCGGCGTTAAACACCGGCACGCTGGTGCGGCAAATGCCCCTGAACCAGGAGCAGCGGGCGCTGTTGCGGCCCTTGGATTTGCTCACTGCCAAGCCCATGATCTACGCCGTCAACGTCAGCGAAGCGGACTTGGCCACCGGCAATGCCTGGACTGCCCAGGTGGAGGCGTTGGCTGCCCAAGAAAACGCCAAGGTGGTGCGAGTCTCTGCCCGACTAGAAGCCGAATTGATAGAATTGCCCCCGCAGGAACGGGCAGCCTATTTGGCGAGCTTGGGGGTGACCGAAGGTGGACTGAAATCCTTGATCCGGGCGACCTACGAACTGCTGGGGTTGCGCACCTTCTTGACCACGGGGGAAACGGAAACCCGCGCCTGGACCATCAAAGCGGGGACATTGGCGCCTCAGGCAGCAGGCGTCATTCACTCGGACTTTGAACGGGGCTTTATCCGCGCCGAGGTGATTGGCTACGAGGACCTGGTGCGAGCCGGTTCGATGGCGGCAGCGCGGGACAAGGGCCTGATCCGCAGCGAAGGCAAGGACTACGTGGTGCAGGAAGGGGATGTGATTGTCTTCCGGTTTAACGTCTAG
- a CDS encoding c-type cytochrome, translating to MRALLTVVLTTVLALVTWVLPAQAADLAHGAKVFAANCAACHAGGRNVVVASKSLKKEDLEKYGMDLQAIIYQVTNGKNAMPAFKGRLSPTDIEDVAYYVLDQAEKGW from the coding sequence ATGCGCGCGTTATTAACGGTGGTATTGACGACGGTGCTAGCGCTGGTGACCTGGGTGCTGCCGGCGCAGGCGGCGGACCTAGCGCACGGGGCTAAGGTGTTTGCGGCCAACTGTGCTGCTTGCCACGCCGGAGGACGCAACGTGGTAGTGGCTAGCAAATCCCTGAAGAAAGAAGACCTAGAAAAATACGGCATGGACTTGCAGGCCATCATTTACCAGGTCACCAACGGGAAAAACGCCATGCCCGCGTTTAAGGGTCGTCTAAGTCCCACCGATATTGAAGACGTGGCCTACTACGTGCTCGACCAGGCGGAAAAGGGCTGGTAA
- a CDS encoding FHA domain-containing protein: protein MGGGRWLVTALLLASRTHLVMAQETPEQWRQWWQPALVYLTSGYRAQWRYDQRTWTTQFTAQGTGILVHPDGVVLTAASALQATRQPPAQVQQGLLTDLARQRLELHNQAFPARKVPLTPANLQEAVTLIRPHARLEQREQVQDLWMAGSPAEHALRFQIQHQIQHIDPKASLALVTVPLTATPTLRLTATPPPPPGVPIYALTQPSPTVSPRAVLHKGTWTGQGPQFSQPALLNGALVFTAEGNVLGMLVRHNQQVRLVPTQVLQGFLQRAGVINTDSPVNRLWQQGLQAFWRGHYRRARSQFRQVLHLYPHHYPAQALLAEAEVAIRQGKDRSPWDGWFWVVLGGGLSALVAMGFVRRQRRARRIPPGQPVDPTQPLGTLEEMPTRLVMPPATSLSRSRCLVALAGPLQGATFPLTGDCYLGRDSQRCQIVIPDPHVSGQHAWIRLEGDRVFLRDCGSTNGTFLNSVHTPRITEVELRDQDVIILGQQGTVQFRFCVGQ from the coding sequence ATGGGCGGCGGGCGTTGGTTGGTCACAGCGCTGTTGCTGGCAAGCCGGACTCACCTCGTTATGGCGCAGGAGACGCCGGAGCAGTGGCGACAGTGGTGGCAACCAGCGCTCGTGTATCTCACCAGCGGTTATCGCGCCCAATGGCGGTACGACCAGCGCACCTGGACCACCCAGTTTACTGCCCAAGGCACAGGCATCCTGGTGCATCCGGATGGGGTAGTTCTTACAGCAGCATCGGCGCTCCAGGCCACTCGGCAACCGCCAGCGCAGGTTCAACAAGGGCTCCTGACCGACCTGGCTCGCCAGCGTCTAGAACTCCACAATCAAGCGTTTCCCGCTCGCAAAGTCCCCCTCACGCCGGCCAACCTGCAGGAGGCCGTGACCCTCATCCGTCCGCACGCCCGACTAGAACAACGGGAGCAGGTGCAGGACCTGTGGATGGCGGGTAGTCCGGCGGAGCACGCGCTCAGGTTTCAAATTCAACACCAAATTCAACACATAGATCCCAAAGCAAGTCTGGCGCTGGTCACAGTGCCCTTGACGGCAACACCAACGCTGCGGTTGACCGCGACGCCACCACCACCGCCAGGGGTGCCCATTTACGCCTTGACCCAACCCTCTCCCACTGTCAGCCCAAGGGCGGTCTTGCACAAAGGCACGTGGACCGGCCAGGGTCCCCAGTTTTCTCAACCGGCCCTGCTCAACGGTGCCCTGGTTTTTACGGCTGAGGGGAACGTCCTCGGGATGCTAGTGCGGCACAACCAGCAGGTTCGACTTGTGCCCACCCAGGTGCTCCAGGGATTTTTGCAGAGGGCGGGAGTCATCAACACTGACAGTCCCGTCAACAGGCTGTGGCAACAGGGCTTGCAGGCCTTCTGGCGTGGGCATTACCGTCGCGCCCGTTCCCAGTTTCGCCAAGTGCTGCATCTGTACCCGCATCACTACCCCGCCCAGGCGTTACTGGCGGAGGCCGAGGTCGCGATTCGCCAGGGCAAAGACCGCTCCCCTTGGGACGGCTGGTTTTGGGTGGTCCTGGGAGGAGGCCTTAGCGCTCTCGTGGCGATGGGATTCGTGCGCCGCCAGCGGCGTGCTCGGCGGATTCCCCCAGGGCAGCCTGTAGACCCGACCCAACCCTTGGGAACCCTTGAGGAGATGCCCACGCGGCTGGTGATGCCACCGGCAACCTCGTTGAGCCGGTCTAGGTGCTTGGTGGCGCTCGCAGGTCCGCTCCAGGGTGCGACATTTCCGCTGACCGGCGATTGTTACCTTGGGCGCGACAGCCAGCGCTGCCAGATTGTCATTCCCGATCCCCACGTTTCCGGCCAGCACGCTTGGATCCGTCTGGAGGGCGACCGGGTGTTCCTGCGGGACTGCGGCTCTACCAACGGCACCTTTCTCAACAGCGTCCACACGCCCCGGATTACCGAAGTCGAATTGCGCGACCAGGACGTGATCATCCTGGGCCAGCAGGGCACGGTGCAATTCCGCTTCTGCGTCGGTCAGTAG
- a CDS encoding peroxiredoxin yields MTPVKEGMPAPDFQLPDTDGRLVSLSQFRGQWVVLYFYPKDDTPGCTAEACAFRDSYEAFRAAGAVVIGVSGDDTPSHQRFKSKYNLPFILLSDAGNQLRRTYGVPATFGLIPGRVTYVIDPEGVVRLVFDSQFNFRAHVDKALATIQAATR; encoded by the coding sequence ATGACGCCTGTGAAGGAAGGGATGCCTGCGCCAGACTTCCAACTGCCCGATACGGACGGGCGGCTGGTTAGTCTTTCCCAGTTTCGAGGGCAATGGGTGGTTTTGTACTTTTATCCCAAGGACGACACCCCCGGCTGTACGGCGGAGGCCTGCGCCTTTCGAGACAGCTATGAGGCCTTTCGCGCGGCAGGGGCAGTGGTGATTGGCGTCAGCGGCGACGATACTCCCAGTCACCAGCGCTTTAAAAGTAAGTACAATTTACCTTTTATCCTGCTCAGCGATGCGGGCAACCAACTGCGGCGCACCTACGGCGTACCGGCTACCTTTGGGTTGATTCCGGGACGCGTCACCTACGTCATTGACCCGGAGGGCGTGGTGCGGTTGGTGTTTGACTCCCAGTTCAATTTCCGCGCCCACGTGGACAAAGCCCTGGCAACCATCCAAGCAGCAACCCGATGA
- a CDS encoding 2Fe-2S iron-sulfur cluster-binding protein, with translation MEGESGQGGMTVEVRFLPDGVTVTATPGESLLSVAQRAGVVIPTGCLMGACHACVVDWESPTTELETVQACLTSIPAGVTHLTVYLDQDPTW, from the coding sequence ATGGAAGGGGAATCCGGGCAAGGCGGCATGACTGTCGAAGTGCGTTTCCTACCCGATGGGGTAACGGTGACGGCAACGCCAGGGGAATCCCTCCTTAGCGTGGCGCAGCGGGCGGGTGTGGTGATCCCCACCGGTTGCTTGATGGGAGCCTGTCACGCCTGCGTGGTGGACTGGGAATCCCCAACGACTGAACTGGAAACGGTGCAGGCCTGTTTGACCAGCATCCCGGCGGGCGTGACCCACCTGACGGTCTATCTCGACCAGGACCCCACCTGGTAA